The following proteins are co-located in the Macadamia integrifolia cultivar HAES 741 chromosome 3, SCU_Mint_v3, whole genome shotgun sequence genome:
- the LOC122073034 gene encoding probable vacuolar amino acid transporter YPQ1: MKPRPISHLYCSKERKPCVGWIEKYFNDCLCNLKDDISFGCGLVSLIAWGVAEIPQIITNFQTKSGHGVSLTFLLTWIVGDIFNLLGCILEPATLPTQFYTALLYTISTVVLVWQCVYYDHICRWCKSRSKKEAKATVGEDAKSQAAAAAARPKSHESTISIPGGPHRASPTPSPQRESYYISARSLARSGTPPLYGSYLRVARSGPSAMQLNESSSSSDDEAFPVSANKTVKTKPIRIPRSVGYGTFAAASVNLPYQTIAVMERYMGLSENTQLQDGKVENNVYGMALGWLMAAIYMGGRIPQIWLNIKRGSVEGLNPLMFIFALIANVAYVGSIVVRSIEWEKIKANMPWLLDAVVCVALDLFIILQYIYYKYIQKSKTSNEEDGDYMEAVKPLLS; the protein is encoded by the exons ATGAAACCCAGACCCATCTCCCATCTTTATTGTTCCAAAGAGAGAAAGCCCTGCGTTGGTTGGATTGAGAAATATTTCAATGATTGTCTCTGCAATCTTAAAGATGATATCTCCTTTGGTTGCGGACTAGTTAGTCTTATCGCTTGGGGTGTTGCAGAAATCCCTCAGATCATAACCAACTTCCAAACAAAATCCGGCCATGGTGTGTCTCTCACTTTTCTCCTCACTTGGATTGTTGG AGACATCTTCAACCTCTTGGGTTGCATCCTCGAACCAGCTACA TTGCCAACCCAGTTCTACACGGCACTG CTCTACACAATCAGTACAGTAGTGTTGGTGTGGCAGTGTGTGTATTATGATCACATCTGTAGATGGTGCAAATCCAGATCAAAGAAGGAAGCCAAGGCAACG GTGGGAGAAGATGCAAAGTcacaagcagcagcagcagcagcaaggcCCAAGTCCCATGAGTCCACCATTTCAATACCAGGAGGACCCCACAGGGCATCTCCTACCCCTTCCCCTCAAAGGGAATCTTATTACAT TTCTGCAAGGTCTCTGGCCAGAAGTGGAACACCACCATTGTATGGATCTTATCTTAGAGTTGCCAGAAGTGGTCCTTCAGCAATGCAACTAAACGAGTCATCGTCCTCATCCGATGACGAAGCATTTCCAGTTTCGGCCAATAAAACTGTGAAGACCAAGCCCATCAGGATTCCACGTTCT GTGGGCTATGGAACATTTGCTGCAGCATCGGTCAACTTACCCTATCAAACCATAGCAGTGATGGAAAGATACATGGGGTTATCAGAGAACACACAATTACAA GATGGTAAGGTTGAAAACAATGTCTACGGAATGGCTTTAGGATGGCTGATGGCTGCTATATATATGGGAGGCCGAATCCCTCAAATATGGTTGAAT ATTAAAAGAGGGAGTGTAGAG GGCTTGAACCCCCTCATGTTCATTTTTGCTCTCATTGCCAATGTTGCCTATGTGGgaag TATTGTTGTAAGAAGCATTGAGTGggagaaaataaaagcaaacaTGCCTTGGTTGTTAGATGCTGTAGTTTGTGTGGCACTTGACCTATTT ATCATTCTCCAATACATCTACTACAAATATAtacagaaaagtaaaacaagtAATGAAGAAGATGGAGACTACATGGAAGCAGTGAAGCCATTACTATCTTga
- the LOC122073031 gene encoding putative pentatricopeptide repeat-containing protein At1g19290, producing the protein MLRYSSISRHLPLFCRIIIRKESIHGSRILRWKLRDESKLGKPELLDRICRILILERYSALDRLSFDYSDEILNGVLRRLKFNTSACLGFFRLASKQQHFRPDIKSYCKIVHILSRARMFDEAKAYLKELVETSRTCPSVSLVFDELIRVYREFTFSPIVFDMILKIYAEKGLMKKALFVFDNMGKFGCSPSLISCNSLLNNLVRAGENHTAFHVYEQITSAGIVPDVFTFTIMVNACCKDGQVDKAVGFIKEMENMGFEPNGVTYHSLINGYANLGDMEAALGVLKMMSEKGIPCNLVTYTLLIKGYCKQGKMQKAEEVLQGMDELSLVADEVTYGILINAYCQTAKMEDALRICSVMLNVGLRMNVFICNSLINGYCKLGQIQEAEQVLKDMEAWNLKPDSYSYNTLVDGYCREGCISRAFELSQEMVQKGVEPTVLTYNTLLKGLCRVGEFDDAVHLWRLILKRGLAPDEISCCTLLDAFFKMGNLEGALKLWKDVLARGFAKNVITFNTIINGLCKMGKMIDAEGIFVDMKKMCVSPDAITYRVLSDGYCKVGDIGQAFKVKDEMEREGIPLSVESYNSLISGFFKSRKFSGVKDLLAEMHMKGLTPNIVTYGALISGWCKEGMLDKAFSTYFEMTGKGLAPNVIICSTLVSSLYRLDRIDEANFLLQKMVDFDLILGHGCPDKDSKPDRRLLNVQKIAFSLDETAKRYLLPNNIIYNIAIAGLCKSGRINDARRFLSTLSLRGFIPDNFTYCTLISGCSAAGNIKEAFGIRDEMLKRGLVPNIATYNALINGLCKSGNLDRAVRLFHKLPLKGVAPNVVTFNTLIDGYCKAGNISEAFKLKDKMVEGGIAPSIVTYSTLINGLYKQGDIEASIKLLDQMTTGAVDPDVVKYCALVRVYLKCRDRQQISKLYDEMQVMGLSSGVVPEKQMGVKELFSDKIPGIYNATEAVC; encoded by the coding sequence ATGCTCAGGTACTCCTCGATTTCTCgtcatcttcctcttttctGCCGCATCATCATCCGTAAAGAATCCATTCATGGTAGCCGAATTCTTCGGTGGAAGCTCAGGGACGAATCTAAACTTGGTAAACCTGAACTTCTCGATAGAATCTGTCGTATATTGATCCTCGAGCGATATTCTGCCTTAGATCGACTATCCTTCGATTATTCCGATGAAATCCTCAACGGCGTTCTCCGCAGGCTGAAGTTCAATACTTCCGCCTGTTTAGGGTTTTTCAGATTAGCGTCGAAGCAACAACATTTTAGACCTGATATTAAGTCCTACTGTAAGATTGTCCACATTTTGTCCAGAGCTCGGATGTTCGACGAGGCCAAAGCCTATTTGAAGGAATTGGTCGAAACTTCGAGGACTTGCCCTTCTGTTTCTCTAGTTTTCGATGAACTTATTCGGGTTTATAGAGAATTTACGTTCTCACCAATTGTTTTTGATATGATTCTGAAAATATATGCGGAGAAAGGTTTGATGAAGAAGGCACTTTTTGTGTTCGACAATATGGGGAAGTTCGGCTGCAGTCCTAGCTTGATATCTTGCAACAGTCTTTTGAATAATTTGGTCAGGGCTGGTGAAAATCACACAGCTTTTCATGTTTACGAGCAGATTACTAGTGCTGGTATCGTCCCTGACGTTTTCACATTCACTATAATGGTGAATGCTTGCTGCAAGGACGGTCAAGTGGATAAAGCTGTGGGTTTTATTAAGGAAATGGAGAACATGGGTTTTGAGCCAAATGGCGTGACATACCATTCTCTGATCAATGGTTATGCCAATTTAGGTGACATGGAAGCAGCACTTGGAGTGTTGAAGATGATGTCTGAAAAGGGAATTCCTTGTAATCTAGTTACTTACACGTTGTTGATCAAAGGTTATTGCAAACAAGGTAAGATGCAAAAAGCAGAGGAGGTGCTCCAGGGCATGGATGAGTTATCATTGGTTGCTGATGAAGTTACTTATGGTATCTTAATAAATGCATATTGTCAAACTGCTAAAATGGAGGATGCTCTCAGGATTTGTTCTGTGATGTTGAATGTTGGATTAAGGATGAATGTGTTTATTTGCAACTCCCTAATTAATGGGTATTGCAAACTCGGACAAATCCAAGAAGCGGAGCAAGTGCTAAAGGATATGGAAGCTTGGAACCTGAAGCCAGATTCCTATAGCTATAATACTCTTGTTGATGGATATTGCAGAGAAGGGTGTATTAGTCGGGCATTTGAACTTTCACAAGAGATGGTTCAGAAAGGGGTTGAGCCAACTGTTTTAACATACAATACACTCCTCAAAGGTTTATGTCGTGTGGGTGAATTTGATGATGCCGTGCACCTTTGGCGTTTGATTCTTAAAAGAGGTTTGGCTCCTGATGAAATCAGCTGTTGTACTCTGCTTGATGcatttttcaagatggggaatCTGGAAGGGGCTTTAAAGTTATGGAAAGATGTGTTAGCTAGGGGCTTTGCTAAGAATGTAATTACTTTCAATACAATTATAAATGGGCTATGTAAGATGGGGAAAATGATTGACGCAGAAGGGATTTTTGTTGACATGAAAAAAATGTGTGTTTCCCCTGATGCTATTACATATAGAGTTCTGAGTGATGGGTACTGTAAAGTTGGAGACATTGGGCAAGCATTTAAAGTCAAGGATGAGATGGAAAGGGAAGGAATCCCTCTTTCTGTTGAATCGTACAATTCTCTTATTAGTGGTTTTTTTAAATCTAGGAAATTTAGTGGAGTCAAGGATCTTCTGGCTGAAATGCACATGAAAGGATTAACTCCTAACATTGTGACTTATGGGGCTCTTATTTCTGGTTGGTGCAAAGAAGGGATGCTGGATAAAGCTTTTAGTACATATTTTGAAATGACTGGGAAGGGTTTAGCTCCAAATGTAATTATATGCAGCACACTAGTCAGTAGCCTATATAGGCTTGATAGGATTGATGAAGCAAATTTTCTGTTGCAGAAGATGGTAGATTTTGATCTCATTCTTGGTCATGGATGCCCTGACAAGGACTCCAAGCCTGATAGGAGACTTCTCAATGTTCAGAAAATTGCATTTTCCCTTGATGAAACTGCAAAAAGATATCTTCTGCCCAACAACATCATATACAACATAGCTATTGCTGGGCTTTGCAAGTCTGGGAGGATAAATGATGCTAGAAGATTTCTCTCAACATTGTCCCTAAGAGGCTTCATTCCAGATAACTTTACATACTGTACCCTCATCAGTGGTTGTTCAGCAGCTGGCAATATCAAAGAAGCTTTTGGTATACGGGATGAGATGCTGAAAAGGGGCCTTGTTCCAAACATTGCAACATATAATGCTCTTATAAATGGGTTGTGTAAGTCAGGGAACCTAGATAGGGCAGTTAGACTTTTCCATAAACTGCCCTTGAAAGGTGTAGCTCCCAATGTTGTAACATTCAATACTTTGATTGATGGATACTGCAAGGCTGGTAATATTTCTGAAGCTTTTAAGTTGAAAGACAAGATGGTAGAAGGAGGAATTGCTCCTTCTATTGTTACCTATTCTACTCTGATCAATGGCCTTTACAAACAAGGAGATATAGAAGCATCCATAAAGCTTTTGGATCAAATGACTACAGGAGCTGTGGACCCTGACGTTGTGAAATATTGTGCATTAGTCAGGGTTTATCTCAAATGCAGGGACAGGCAGCAGATCTCCAAGCTTTATGATGAGATGCAGGTTATGGGTCTTTCTTCAGGTGTTGTCCCAGAGAAACAGATGGGTGTAAAAGAATTGTTTAGTGACAAGATACCCGGCATTTATAATGCAACTGAAGCTGTGTGCTGA